The proteins below are encoded in one region of Populus alba chromosome 2, ASM523922v2, whole genome shotgun sequence:
- the LOC118042693 gene encoding transcription factor MYB101 — MERGQAAVPQGVSQGLKKGPWTVVEDAILIEFVKKYGEGNWNSVQKSCGLMRCGKSCRLRWANHLRPNLKKGSFTPEEENMIIELHAKHGNKWARMASQLPGRTDNEIKNYWNTRMKRRLRAGLPIYPQDFQEKTAAFRFHHQEDRRTQPSSTSLSSSPYNLCFPSLDPINCFATPLNPLQNHLSPLAFYSNQSHQLKLFANTNSSDGCLPLSLPPVSSYQQSPLSTNLFSQNPTRQAVAINTPPSVLFYNDADMETNMSFTSLIMGGQVQPIGFIPSGQTPPGPATSWGGGACFEEASNKSNNNGYSNSETSQEEMPGNMNNSGLLDALLEEAKTISFKGKSKSDDLLPASNEGKRAMDSTVKEEGEKVWDDLSSSQSSNIWTKPSEEAADHQELNSMDDDLISLLNNFPSSEPLPEWYRQSRNERNSNRMPYSGLNTVDDNRDPGVKEDASLTRASNTEAVPNRGRALVSCHWNNLPGIC; from the exons ATGGAGAGGGGACAGGCTGCAGTCCCACAAGGGGTCAGTCAAGGCTTGAAAAAGGGGCCATGGACGGTAGTTGAAGATGCCATCTTGATAGAGTTCGTGAAGAAATATGGAGAAGGAAATTGGAATTCTGTGCAAAAGAGTTGCGGATTGATGAGGTGCGGCAAGAGTTGCAGGCTCAGATGGGCAAATCATTTGAGACCTAATCTAAAAAAAGGTTCTTTTACACCCGAGGAAGAGAATATGATCATCGAGCTTCATGCCAAACATGGTAATAAATGGGCTCGAATGGCCTCTCAG TTACCCGGTAGAACTGATAATGAAATCAAGAACTATTGGAATACCAGAATGAAAAGACGTCTAAGAGCTGGTCTGCCTATATACCCCCAAGATTTCCAAGAGAAAACAGCAGCGTTTCGTTTTCACCACCAAGAAGACCGACGAACACAACCCAGCTCCACCTcactctcctcatctccttacAATCTCTGTTTTCCATCCCTTGATCCCATCAACTGTTTCGCAACTCCCTTGAACCCTTTGCAGAATCATCTTAGTCCACTTGCATTCTACTCCAATCAGAGCCATCAGTTAAAACTGTTTGCTAATACCAACAGTAGCGATGGCTGTTTACCTCTGTCTTTGCCTCCTGTTTCGTCGTATCAGCAATCACCTCTTTCTACAAATCTATTCAGCCAAAACCCCACCAGGCAAGCAGTCGCGATAAATACACCACCATCGGTACTGTTCTACAATGATGCAGATATGGAAACCAATATGAGTTTTACTTCACTTATAATGGGGGGTCAGGTTCAGCCAATTGGCTTTATTCCTTCAGGCCAAACACCACCAGGGCCGGCAACTTCTTGGGGTGGTGGTGCTTGTTTCGAGGAGGCATCcaacaaaagcaacaacaatGGCTACAGTAACAGTGAGACTAGCCAAGAAGAAATGCCAGGCAATATGAACAATAGCGGCTTGTTGGATGCTTTACTGGAGGAGGCTAAGACTATATCTTTCAAAGGGAAATCAAAAAGTGATGACTTGCTGCCGGCTTCTAACGAAGGGAAACGTGCGATGGATAGTACTGTAAAGGAGGAAGGTGAAAAAGTGTGGGATGATTTGAGCTCGTCTCAATCCTCAAATATat GGACAAAACCAAGCGAGGAAGCAGCTGATCATCAGGAGTTGAATTCCATGGATGACGACTTAATCAGCCTCCTTAATAACTTCCCGTCGTCGGAGCCGCTCCCAGAGTGGTATCGTCAAAGCAGAAATGAACGCAATTCCAATAGAATGCCATACAGTGGGCTTAATACTGTTGATGACAACAGAGACCCCGGCGTTAAGGAAGATGCTTCACTCACCCGTGCTTCCAACACAGAAGCAGTTCCAAACCGTGGAAGGGCCCTGGTTTCCTGCCATTGGAACAACTTGCCTGGCATCTGTTAA